In the Ruminococcus sp. OA3 genome, one interval contains:
- a CDS encoding EAL domain-containing protein — translation MERFRKILNNNIFIFSVRQGLLLTIPFLMIGSFSLVIMNFPVSAWQEYLSSVAGGTIHMFLMGMYQATFGSLSFIFALMISFAYGEEQRVYENTHVFFPAVTLCSFIAFCYPSGGLSIWGPEWSFTAICITIVSCWLLTVFYRLVSLHQRLYTVGVAYNFNASMQSLVPAVLTVAACGVCGVILFLIFDDTNIMNFGSYLFMRLFGSMGNGLASMLLYIVLSHVLWFFGIHGTNTLEAVSRRLFESEILMNQDMLAQGLIPTHIFSKTFLDTFVFIGGCGSTLCMILALFLVARKKNNRRLAKLSLPAVVFNINELVLFGFPIIFSADMILPFILTPVVLTGISSLSMYLNLVPVAAQSVEWTVPVLFSGYMATGSVRGSLLQLVNLAVGTLIYIPFIKKSEDIQEKEFLSKIKKLETAMNQEQHSVWMQNFHWKTYENRQTAKLLTADLQYALSKGELQLYYQPQIHHDGTLYGCEALLRWNYMGHSYIYPPLIIALAVQSGFIDSLGLSIIRLACKDMKQAERELGYPITFSVNILPLQLETPGFARSVSEIMKETEVDSKYMTIELTEQVALNPGPVLEKELEALKDAGIRISMDDFGMGHGSLNYLNSTHFDEVKIDGALIKRLPDHAQTCELVGNIMNMSQILRVDTVAECVETEEQVNMLEHLGCEIYQGYHYSRPLPLDDFIRFLDPLKKC, via the coding sequence ATGGAACGATTCCGAAAGATTCTTAATAATAATATATTTATCTTTTCTGTAAGGCAGGGTCTTTTACTGACCATACCTTTTTTGATGATTGGTTCTTTCTCGCTGGTCATTATGAATTTTCCAGTCAGTGCGTGGCAGGAATATCTGTCGTCTGTGGCCGGGGGTACGATCCACATGTTTCTGATGGGCATGTATCAGGCAACATTTGGTTCCCTGTCGTTTATCTTTGCCCTGATGATATCCTTTGCATACGGGGAGGAACAAAGGGTTTATGAGAATACACACGTGTTCTTTCCGGCAGTCACCCTGTGCTCCTTCATTGCATTTTGTTATCCCAGCGGCGGACTGTCGATCTGGGGTCCAGAGTGGAGTTTTACCGCTATTTGTATTACGATTGTCAGCTGCTGGCTGCTCACGGTTTTTTACCGTCTGGTTTCTCTGCATCAGCGGCTTTACACTGTCGGTGTGGCATATAATTTTAATGCATCCATGCAGAGCCTGGTTCCTGCAGTACTGACGGTAGCTGCCTGCGGTGTATGCGGTGTCATTCTGTTTCTGATTTTTGATGATACTAATATTATGAACTTTGGTTCTTATCTGTTTATGCGCCTGTTTGGAAGCATGGGGAACGGCCTGGCATCCATGCTGCTCTACATCGTCCTGTCTCACGTACTGTGGTTTTTCGGGATTCATGGAACGAATACACTGGAAGCCGTCTCAAGAAGACTGTTTGAGTCTGAGATACTTATGAATCAGGACATGCTGGCACAGGGGCTGATTCCCACACACATTTTCAGCAAGACGTTCCTGGACACCTTTGTATTCATAGGGGGATGCGGCAGTACTCTTTGCATGATACTGGCATTGTTTCTGGTAGCCAGGAAGAAGAACAACCGGCGTCTTGCAAAGCTCTCACTTCCAGCCGTTGTTTTTAATATTAATGAACTGGTATTGTTCGGTTTCCCTATCATATTCAGTGCGGATATGATTCTTCCGTTTATCCTGACGCCTGTGGTGCTGACCGGGATTAGCAGTCTGTCCATGTATCTTAACCTGGTACCTGTTGCAGCGCAAAGCGTGGAGTGGACCGTTCCGGTGTTATTCAGCGGATATATGGCGACAGGATCGGTGAGGGGGAGTCTGCTGCAGCTTGTGAACCTCGCAGTGGGTACACTCATCTATATTCCCTTTATTAAAAAGAGTGAGGATATTCAGGAAAAAGAATTTCTGAGTAAGATTAAGAAACTGGAAACTGCAATGAACCAGGAACAGCATTCAGTATGGATGCAGAATTTTCATTGGAAGACATATGAGAATCGGCAGACTGCAAAACTGCTCACTGCGGATCTGCAGTACGCGCTGTCGAAAGGGGAACTGCAGCTGTATTATCAGCCTCAGATCCACCATGATGGTACACTGTATGGATGTGAAGCACTGCTGCGCTGGAACTATATGGGGCACTCGTATATTTATCCGCCTCTGATCATCGCCCTTGCTGTGCAGTCGGGGTTCATCGATTCCCTGGGGCTTTCGATTATTCGTCTGGCTTGCAAGGATATGAAACAGGCAGAGAGGGAACTTGGGTATCCCATAACATTTTCTGTCAATATTCTGCCGCTTCAGCTTGAGACCCCCGGTTTTGCCCGGAGTGTCAGTGAGATCATGAAGGAGACAGAAGTTGACAGCAAATATATGACGATTGAACTGACAGAACAGGTTGCACTGAATCCGGGGCCAGTTCTGGAAAAAGAACTGGAAGCATTAAAAGATGCCGGTATCCGCATCAGCATGGACGACTTTGGAATGGGGCATGGTTCACTGAACTATCTGAATTCAACCCACTTTGACGAAGTCAAAATAGACGGGGCCCTGATCAAACGCCTCCCGGATCATGCGCAGACCTGTGAACTGGTGGGAAATATTATGAACATGTCTCAGATACTGCGGGTGGATACGGTGGCTGAGTGTGTTGAGACTGAGGAACAGGTCAATATGCTTGAACACCTGGGATGTGAGATTTACCAGGGATATCATTACAGCAGGCCGCTTCCGCTGGACGATTTTATCCGGTTTTTGGATCCTTTAAAGAAATGTTAA
- a CDS encoding L-2-amino-thiazoline-4-carboxylic acid hydrolase — protein MSRIKNEPSIKNKLIAAIREQLEHRALWLYLLCDEAGKRGLDWRDFGSAAVRRCGITQGKGLVRKSRTKSLKGLKKTLFTKPAQWVFEMKVLKSTDEELFLNFHYCPLVKAWQKAGCTDDEIAVLCDIAMCGDHGIGACYDSVLKLPECIAKGDDICALRYIKKKRKTEKND, from the coding sequence ATGAGCAGGATAAAAAACGAACCAAGCATCAAGAACAAATTGATCGCAGCTATCAGAGAACAGCTTGAGCACAGGGCTTTATGGCTTTATCTGCTGTGTGATGAGGCAGGTAAGAGAGGGCTTGACTGGCGGGACTTCGGCTCGGCAGCCGTTAGAAGATGCGGGATAACCCAGGGAAAAGGGCTGGTCCGTAAAAGTCGGACAAAAAGCCTGAAGGGACTAAAAAAAACGTTATTTACAAAACCTGCACAATGGGTATTTGAGATGAAAGTACTAAAAAGCACGGACGAAGAACTCTTCCTTAATTTTCATTACTGCCCCCTTGTCAAGGCGTGGCAGAAGGCAGGCTGCACAGATGATGAAATTGCTGTCTTATGTGACATCGCCATGTGCGGCGACCATGGCATCGGTGCATGTTATGACAGTGTACTGAAGTTGCCTGAATGCATAGCGAAAGGCGACGATATCTGCGCACTTCGTTATATAAAGAAAAAACGGAAAACAGAAAAAAACGATTGA
- a CDS encoding LPXTG cell wall anchor domain-containing protein: MDRTKMVFRKLLSVALCLCMAVTMISAAAYPAVVEAAQEMEWDGTLTDLSSGIYYIPKGKTVTTKGLVIIGENAVLRVEGSWILQEQGEFSLLGSVQCAGGEIILESAYEPCVSYVNPMANLESITLKSGRLHNKGGSVGRVEITGAATEFINYDGASINSVLMTDGWLSNDQDGSVIEDVVQTGGTLYNCAGGTINNIAVQSQSQNNNIVFDNYKGGIVEKLTVSGDAGYNIYNRNAESGGVPVIRELYMDPGYYWVYNDYNGRIDKVYARGEGGAKPELVNNYGASIGQAFMGNKSVVSNRTYTNQNTNTTKSGTIEELYLFGEVTVDNLGEASIGSLYANVPSGYTHWLTGITDDSPDAGAIGSLYYKIEKQPDTADLIQIGQENTVALGGIGNVYGRTDSYDGVYGVYGEDVRLTPTVPAEIRNNTNGLDDVPLESDGAGGFILPVTAQNAWLSARVYSGDATLSGFTYRIDGGEPIEVPGFAPSTTEYTLVLPRTVSPDARISLDGTLNDPAARVKENVPLALSFGTHVYENPAYMTIQAEDGSENTYKVRAGIEPDRPNFEDSSVKGLENGAYRQNEKPVITAVGAGMDNQEPVMGDVRYIPAAWQVDNGKILAGTWGQKPYTSEIDMSKLSIGEHTLSVTFSQQMFGELSSETGNFGWGDTGEGPEGGFVIPVAFTVKAEEKTSEYTLTVENGTGSGVYPAGEKVTIKADTAPAGKVFDKWVLGKDSSGKITSTTRQQTTFTMGEGDATVTATYKNKTSGTGGTGDTGNKTTTVRSPKTGDASMSVWMLMAFMMGSGALAAVLCSRRRRKNK; encoded by the coding sequence ATGGACAGAACAAAAATGGTTTTTAGAAAGCTGCTATCCGTGGCGTTGTGCCTGTGTATGGCAGTTACCATGATATCTGCGGCAGCATATCCGGCAGTGGTAGAAGCTGCCCAGGAGATGGAATGGGATGGCACGCTGACGGATTTATCCAGCGGGATTTATTACATTCCAAAAGGCAAGACGGTAACGACAAAGGGTTTGGTTATTATCGGGGAGAATGCCGTACTGAGAGTAGAGGGGAGCTGGATTCTCCAGGAACAGGGCGAATTCAGTCTGTTGGGAAGCGTACAGTGTGCAGGGGGAGAGATTATTCTGGAGTCTGCATATGAGCCTTGTGTTTCTTACGTAAATCCAATGGCAAACCTTGAAAGTATAACGCTGAAATCTGGTCGGCTGCACAACAAGGGGGGGTCTGTGGGCCGTGTTGAAATCACCGGCGCCGCGACAGAATTTATCAATTATGATGGTGCCAGCATAAACAGTGTCCTTATGACGGACGGATGGCTGTCCAATGATCAGGACGGATCTGTAATTGAGGATGTTGTGCAGACAGGGGGAACGCTGTATAACTGTGCGGGAGGGACCATCAATAATATAGCAGTCCAGAGCCAATCTCAAAACAATAATATTGTTTTTGACAATTATAAAGGCGGAATCGTAGAGAAATTGACAGTATCCGGTGATGCGGGATACAACATCTATAATCGTAACGCCGAGAGCGGTGGTGTACCCGTTATCAGAGAGCTGTATATGGATCCGGGATATTACTGGGTTTACAACGACTATAACGGTCGGATCGACAAGGTATATGCCAGAGGGGAAGGCGGCGCCAAACCTGAACTTGTGAATAATTACGGTGCCAGTATCGGACAGGCATTTATGGGTAATAAGAGTGTGGTATCCAACCGTACCTATACCAACCAAAACACAAATACAACAAAGTCGGGAACGATAGAAGAACTCTATCTGTTCGGAGAGGTGACGGTGGATAATCTGGGTGAGGCAAGTATAGGCAGCCTGTATGCGAATGTGCCTTCCGGCTATACCCACTGGCTGACAGGCATTACGGATGATTCACCGGATGCGGGTGCGATAGGAAGTCTTTATTACAAGATTGAGAAACAGCCCGATACTGCTGATCTGATACAGATAGGCCAGGAGAATACAGTTGCTTTGGGCGGAATAGGTAATGTATACGGGAGAACCGATTCCTATGATGGTGTATACGGCGTGTACGGCGAAGATGTGAGGCTGACACCGACCGTACCAGCAGAAATACGCAACAATACGAATGGATTGGATGACGTACCGCTGGAATCCGACGGTGCGGGAGGATTTATCCTCCCTGTAACAGCTCAGAACGCCTGGCTGTCGGCCAGAGTCTATTCCGGTGATGCCACTTTGTCAGGTTTTACTTACCGCATAGACGGCGGAGAACCGATCGAAGTACCCGGTTTTGCGCCTTCAACAACTGAATACACCCTTGTTCTGCCGAGAACAGTTTCACCGGACGCCAGGATTTCTCTCGATGGAACTCTGAATGATCCTGCTGCCCGGGTAAAGGAAAATGTGCCTCTGGCACTGAGTTTTGGTACGCACGTATATGAAAATCCTGCGTATATGACGATACAGGCGGAGGATGGTTCGGAGAATACTTACAAAGTCAGGGCAGGCATTGAACCAGACCGGCCGAATTTTGAAGATTCATCGGTAAAAGGCCTCGAAAACGGAGCTTACAGACAGAATGAAAAGCCTGTAATTACGGCGGTTGGGGCAGGCATGGATAATCAGGAACCGGTAATGGGTGATGTGAGGTATATCCCGGCAGCATGGCAGGTTGACAACGGCAAAATACTTGCGGGTACCTGGGGACAGAAGCCGTATACTTCAGAGATCGATATGTCAAAACTGAGTATCGGGGAACATACACTTTCGGTCACGTTCAGTCAGCAGATGTTTGGAGAACTGAGTTCTGAAACGGGCAACTTCGGATGGGGTGACACGGGTGAGGGACCGGAGGGAGGTTTTGTGATTCCTGTTGCATTTACGGTAAAAGCGGAAGAGAAAACTTCAGAATATACCCTTACGGTAGAAAACGGAACCGGATCAGGCGTATACCCTGCAGGTGAAAAAGTCACCATTAAGGCGGACACAGCGCCGGCAGGAAAAGTATTTGACAAGTGGGTTCTGGGAAAAGACAGTTCAGGTAAGATTACGAGCACAACCAGGCAGCAGACAACGTTCACCATGGGCGAGGGAGATGCCACAGTAACCGCGACCTATAAGAATAAAACTTCAGGTACGGGAGGAACTGGAGACACAGGCAATAAGACCACCACAGTCAGGAGTCCGAAGACAGGAGATGCGTCAATGTCCGTATGGATGCTTATGGCGTTTATGATGGGCTCAGGTGCACTGGCGGCTGTTCTGTGCAGCAGGCGCAGAAGAAAAAATAAATAG
- the glnA gene encoding type I glutamate--ammonia ligase: MLNSTDIRKLCDDNGIRMIDFKMTDLDGRWRHITIPVERFNDDIFLYGIGFDGSNYGYAPVEKSDMVFIPDPGTAVIDPFTEIPTLTMCGNVCVIGKENLPFDQYPRNVSLRALEYMKSEGIADEMLIGPEFEFHLFDNVSYMTEPQKTSFTVDTKQAAWNSGTESPENAGYQVPKSGGYHISAPHDIAYSLRSRMCMYMQDWGIDVKYHHHEVGGSGQMEIEVELGNMVDMADKTMITKYIIKNAAVQAGKTATFMPKPIYKEAGNGMHVHMLLMKEGEPVFYDENGYSGLSKTAHYFIGGLLKHIASLCAFTNPSTNSFKRLVPGYEAPVTIGYATSNRSAVIRIPAYAKSPKAKRFELRNPDATANPYYAYAAILMAGLDGIKNQIDPSENGWGPYDCNLYDLSEEEKAKIQALPKTLDESLDALEADHDYLTAGGVFPERLIEIWLKRKRGECLEISQIPHPVEFEKYYDL; this comes from the coding sequence ATGTTAAACAGCACTGACATCCGAAAGTTATGTGACGACAATGGAATCAGGATGATTGATTTTAAGATGACGGATCTCGACGGAAGGTGGAGACATATCACCATTCCTGTAGAGAGATTCAATGATGATATCTTCCTATACGGTATCGGCTTTGACGGTTCAAACTACGGCTACGCTCCGGTAGAAAAAAGTGATATGGTTTTTATACCCGACCCGGGCACTGCAGTGATTGACCCCTTTACAGAGATTCCCACACTCACCATGTGCGGAAACGTCTGCGTGATCGGTAAAGAAAATCTCCCCTTTGATCAGTATCCCCGGAACGTCAGTCTTCGGGCGCTGGAATATATGAAATCTGAAGGCATCGCCGATGAAATGCTGATCGGGCCGGAATTTGAATTTCATTTATTTGACAATGTAAGTTACATGACTGAGCCTCAGAAGACTTCATTTACCGTGGATACAAAACAGGCAGCCTGGAACAGCGGTACAGAATCTCCTGAAAATGCGGGCTACCAGGTACCAAAAAGCGGAGGCTATCATATCTCAGCACCTCATGATATTGCGTACAGTCTGAGAAGCCGGATGTGCATGTACATGCAGGACTGGGGCATTGATGTCAAATACCACCATCATGAAGTGGGTGGTTCCGGACAGATGGAAATCGAGGTAGAGTTGGGTAATATGGTTGATATGGCAGATAAAACCATGATCACAAAGTATATCATCAAGAATGCGGCCGTACAGGCAGGCAAAACTGCAACTTTCATGCCAAAACCAATTTATAAAGAGGCCGGCAATGGAATGCATGTACATATGCTTCTGATGAAAGAAGGGGAACCCGTCTTCTATGATGAAAATGGATATTCCGGACTGAGTAAGACAGCACATTATTTTATCGGCGGTCTGCTGAAACACATCGCTTCTCTTTGTGCCTTTACCAATCCCTCCACAAACTCCTTTAAACGCCTTGTTCCCGGATATGAAGCGCCCGTCACGATCGGATACGCAACCTCAAACCGTAGCGCTGTCATCCGCATTCCTGCTTATGCAAAGTCTCCGAAGGCAAAACGTTTTGAACTCCGGAACCCGGATGCGACAGCAAATCCCTATTATGCATATGCTGCAATTTTGATGGCGGGGCTGGACGGAATTAAGAATCAGATAGATCCATCTGAAAATGGCTGGGGACCTTATGACTGCAATCTGTATGATTTATCAGAGGAAGAAAAGGCCAAAATACAGGCTCTTCCCAAAACGCTCGATGAATCCCTGGATGCCCTGGAAGCTGACCATGACTACCTGACGGCTGGCGGGGTATTTCCCGAACGCCTGATCGAAATCTGGCTGAAGAGAAAACGCGGGGAATGCCTGGAAATTTCACAGATTCCCCACCCAGTAGAATTTGAAAAGTATTATGATCTGTAA
- a CDS encoding GntR family transcriptional regulator, with the protein MTNSNSQEQTIYRDLATQIQIGFFDDAEPFPSVMEIAQLYDVSYCPAQRALKMLEQAGLIKINRKKSSDIISKPYPDYLKSDIFRERMTALKDLNKTLELISPALCFYSFSHLDDSLVEAAAPGRKNTYYVKRLYDSFFQSIRASGSQALLSLFYDILSFSGSAFLDILQALDGEKTTSQFIQHVLSGFQQCMQEYRDGNLRLSKQHLIQLSLAFHNKIDQYFENVLPPSSNTPATPFIWEPNKGRIRYIDMIATDIICKINQGRYQPGTFLPPYHHLASTYHVSVSTMRRTIRMLNELGILQTLNGRGSMVISSCGTEVLQKPGSFMSDGYFKDFLEILQMLAAFNDPVINYTFPYFDSETLESIRDAATREDDKEALEAVLSNTLQAVVRHCPLYALQEIYGKITLQLLNGSILRFENAESRHLTGWHEIAQDIVKSCKNRNASQFACSFYRLVEVAFMITKQILSAGGITNLENIVLYGP; encoded by the coding sequence ATGACAAATTCAAACAGCCAGGAGCAGACAATCTACCGTGATCTTGCTACACAGATACAGATTGGCTTTTTTGACGATGCGGAACCGTTTCCTTCAGTCATGGAAATCGCACAGTTATATGATGTTTCGTATTGCCCTGCTCAGCGCGCTCTTAAGATGCTTGAACAAGCGGGACTCATCAAAATAAACCGCAAAAAATCTTCTGATATTATAAGTAAACCTTATCCTGATTATCTTAAATCAGATATATTCAGGGAGCGAATGACAGCGTTGAAAGACCTGAACAAAACACTGGAGCTTATCTCCCCTGCACTCTGTTTCTATAGTTTTTCACATCTGGATGACAGCTTAGTGGAAGCCGCAGCGCCCGGTCGGAAAAACACATATTATGTCAAACGCCTTTACGATTCTTTCTTTCAATCAATCAGGGCATCTGGCAGCCAGGCCTTACTAAGCCTTTTTTATGATATTCTGTCGTTTTCCGGCAGCGCTTTCTTAGACATACTTCAGGCTCTTGACGGAGAAAAAACGACCAGTCAATTCATACAGCATGTGTTGTCAGGATTCCAACAGTGCATGCAGGAGTATCGAGATGGAAATCTACGTTTATCGAAACAGCACTTAATTCAGCTCAGCCTGGCGTTTCACAACAAGATCGATCAGTATTTTGAAAATGTATTGCCTCCCTCCAGTAATACCCCGGCAACACCATTTATCTGGGAACCGAACAAAGGACGGATTCGATATATTGATATGATCGCAACGGATATCATCTGCAAAATCAATCAGGGACGTTATCAGCCGGGAACTTTTCTGCCTCCCTATCATCATTTGGCATCTACTTACCATGTCTCTGTCAGTACGATGCGGCGCACGATTCGTATGCTGAATGAACTCGGCATCTTACAGACCTTAAACGGCAGAGGAAGTATGGTTATTTCCAGCTGCGGTACAGAAGTTCTTCAAAAACCGGGGAGTTTTATGTCTGACGGCTATTTCAAAGATTTCTTAGAAATCCTTCAGATGCTTGCGGCTTTCAATGATCCTGTCATCAACTATACGTTCCCATATTTTGATTCTGAAACTCTGGAATCTATCCGCGATGCCGCCACCCGGGAAGATGATAAGGAAGCCCTCGAGGCAGTACTCAGCAATACCTTGCAGGCGGTCGTACGGCATTGCCCATTATATGCTTTGCAGGAAATCTACGGAAAGATAACTCTCCAGCTGTTAAACGGAAGCATACTGCGCTTCGAAAATGCCGAATCCCGGCATCTTACCGGCTGGCATGAAATTGCACAGGACATAGTAAAAAGCTGTAAGAACCGTAATGCTTCTCAGTTTGCCTGCTCCTTCTACCGTCTGGTAGAAGTCGCTTTCATGATCACAAAACAGATTTTGTCAGCGGGCGGCATAACGAACCTTGAGAACATCGTATTGTACGGACCTTAA
- a CDS encoding alpha/beta hydrolase, which produces MDMKLHYTEHGAGEPLILLHGNGESSAYFVHQINYFSDKFRVIAIDTRGHGKSPRGEMPFTIRQFAEDLMEFMDVHLIEKANLLGFSDGGNIALIFALKHPEKVKCLILNGANLDTKGVKASVQVPIVAGYKIASLFAGISVQAKRNAEMLGLMVNDPDINPDELKVLDVPVLVIAGQKDMIKYEHTRLIYESLPNAEIAVIPGDHFIADKNSGTFNRIVGDFLRRTGDHLLDNSC; this is translated from the coding sequence ATGGATATGAAGCTTCATTATACAGAGCATGGCGCGGGGGAGCCGCTGATACTTCTGCACGGAAACGGGGAAAGCAGCGCATATTTCGTTCATCAGATCAATTACTTTTCAGACAAGTTTCGGGTAATCGCCATCGACACACGGGGACATGGAAAGTCGCCAAGGGGAGAGATGCCTTTTACAATCCGGCAATTTGCGGAAGATTTAATGGAGTTTATGGATGTGCATCTAATAGAGAAAGCAAATTTGCTGGGGTTCTCTGACGGTGGGAATATTGCGCTTATATTCGCGTTGAAACATCCTGAAAAAGTTAAATGCCTGATTCTGAATGGGGCGAATTTGGATACAAAAGGTGTGAAAGCTTCTGTACAGGTTCCAATTGTGGCAGGCTATAAAATAGCTTCTTTGTTTGCCGGCATAAGTGTACAGGCTAAAAGAAATGCCGAAATGCTGGGTCTGATGGTCAATGATCCCGATATTAATCCCGACGAGCTGAAAGTACTGGATGTTCCGGTGCTGGTCATAGCGGGGCAGAAAGATATGATTAAGTATGAACATACAAGATTAATTTATGAAAGTCTGCCGAATGCGGAGATTGCAGTTATTCCCGGAGATCATTTTATTGCAGATAAAAATTCGGGGACCTTCAACCGTATTGTGGGTGACTTCCTTCGTAGAACAGGAGATCACCTTCTTGATAATTCATGCTGA
- a CDS encoding MATE family efflux transporter: MNEKKTKMELLGEERVLRALVKLRIPTMIGMLVSVLYNAIDAYFVGGLGISQMGAVSVVFPIVQLVIRLGMMSGAMYIQAFGERRLSGS, encoded by the coding sequence ATGAATGAAAAGAAGACAAAAATGGAACTGCTGGGTGAGGAAAGAGTGCTCCGTGCCCTGGTAAAATTGAGGATTCCCACCATGATCGGGATGTTAGTATCCGTTTTGTACAATGCAATCGATGCATACTTTGTCGGCGGGCTTGGGATCAGCCAGATGGGGGCGGTTTCGGTCGTGTTTCCCATTGTACAGCTGGTGATCAGACTTGGTATGATGTCTGGAGCCATGTATATCCAGGCTTTTGGGGAAAGAAGATTATCGGGGAGCTGA